From Mya arenaria isolate MELC-2E11 chromosome 12, ASM2691426v1, the proteins below share one genomic window:
- the LOC128211243 gene encoding uncharacterized protein LOC128211243: MNFCIKYILTAIVVSGVALGAISHPRPVAVENPCNLVLAEDPIDTSDFISRLTDIQTRSEGIELDAQRIKTQLKGSGKVRSFTSKVLDRYNFMETVSQDKISPALNSQVEALQSHYDFLFEYIVHIQDIKGADSLSTNIDVANAELLSAFDSLENKLQRTACSVVLALRAKGSDMLEYEPTLLDGYTSSPFSAIYNAYILANDGVKLGAYLKEMYGELSKAN, translated from the exons ATGAACTTTTGTATAA AGTATATTCTAACGGCGATAGTTGTGTCTGGTGTCGCGCTTGGTGCTATTTCGCATCCAAGACCTGTTGCTGTGGAGAACCCCTGTAATCTGGTTCTGGCAGAAGATCCTATAGATACCTCCGACTTCATTAGCAGACTTACTGACATACAGACAAGATCCGAAGGTATCGAGCTTGACGCCCAGCGCATTAAGACACAG CTCAAAGGTTCAGGAAAAGTGCGTTCATTTACTTCAAAGGTTTTGGATAGATACAATTTCATGGAAACTGTATCGCAAGATAAAATATCACCAGCTTTAAATAGC CAGGTTGAGGCTCTACAATCCCACTATGATTTCCTTTTCGAATATATCGTCCATATCCAGGACATTAAGGGTGCCGACAGTCTGAGCACCAACATCGACGTCGCCAATGCTGAACTGCTAAGCGCCTTTGACAGTCTTGAGAACAAGCTTCAACGCACAGCCTGCAGCGTCGTACTCGCACTAAGAGCCAAAGGAAGTGATATGCTCGAATACGAGCCGACGCTGTTAGACGGATATACATCGTCACCCTTTTCTGCCATTTACAACGCTTACATTCTGGCAAACGACGGTGTCAAACTGGGTGCCTACCTCAAAGAAATGTATGGAGAACTTTCAAAAGCAAACTAA
- the LOC128211242 gene encoding uncharacterized protein LOC128211242 has product MNFCIKYILTAIIVSGVALGAISHPRPVAVENPCNLVLAEDPIDTSDFISRLTDIQTRSEGIELDAQRIKTQLKGSGKVRSFTAKVLDRYNFMETVSQDKISPALNSQVEALQSHYDFLFEYIVHIQDIKGADSLSTNIDVANAELLNALDSLENKIERTACSVVLALRAKGSDMLEYEPTLLNGYTSSPFSAIYNAYILANDGVKLGAYLKEMYGELSKAN; this is encoded by the exons ATGAATTTTTGTATAA AGTATATTCTAACGGCGATAATTGTGTCTGGTGTCGCGCTTGGTGCTATTTCGCATCCAAGACCTGTTGCTGTGGAGAACCCCTGTAATCTGGTTCTGGCAGAAGATCCTATAGATACCTCCGACTTCATTAGCAGACTTACTGACATACAGACAAGATCCGAAGGTATCGAGCTTGACGCCCAGCGCATTAAGACACAG CTCAAAGGTTCAGGAAAAGTGCGTTCATTTACTGCAAAGGTTTTGGATAGATACAATTTCATGGAAACTGTATCGCAAGATAAAATATCACCAGCTTTAAATAGC CAGGTTGAGGCTCTACAATCCCACTATGATTTCCTTTTCGAATATATCGTCCATATCCAGGACATTAAGGGCGCCGACAGTCTGAGCACCAACATCGACGTCGCCAATGCTGAACTGCTAAACGCCCTTGACAGTCTTGAGAACAAGATTGAACGCACAGCCTGCAGCGTCGTACTCGCACTAAGAGCCAAAGGAAGTGATATGCTCGAATACGAGCCGACGCTGTTAAACGGATATACATCGTCACCCTTTTCCGCCATTTACAACGCTTACATTCTGGCAAACGACGGTGTCAAACTGGGCGCCTACCTCAAAGAAATGTATGGAGAACTTTCAAAAGCAAACTAG